One genomic window of Branchiostoma floridae strain S238N-H82 chromosome 4, Bfl_VNyyK, whole genome shotgun sequence includes the following:
- the LOC118413451 gene encoding coiled-coil domain-containing protein 186-like isoform X2: MEESDPEGAKVTGGGDEVDDTKDPKLSVQEEKEKDATTTNLEDKEEEAATESSDETSEGNAQVAITGETTEDSRISEEAPNANPSPSIEENSDDTTTVQRQDGGGFEDPEDREDTIQSESSETESKDERQNAEDITPTNEQADTVSEDVTQHLAMEETKCVKDEEEPEAFQTTSDTVAASQGVNDTVKENPTEYSELTEADQDNADGIAASDGFGNVVDVEEAMDSPLTSTSPADSDQELDLAESLSDHRAETADSDLVEVDMLATVGNNASVPSGEQPMEEISLDDAQEDETETTEPAQPTSPLEGCERTILRTEVEPEHTGSSVNSVSEGEDALLSELDAALQPAASPRDPEKRNEKMAAADLPNGLRNDLSLSGAPEYAELKVKFETLMQSHTDQAVQLQSLSEDLQAKTGKLTVLSEEKDVLKAEMKTVVQERDTLKVDLQRLQSCATNEVHATRIRQLEASVLEQQKEVSVLKEKLGSHDAAAKRAITTLQREMGAKVAKAQQLYEDSVREKESMVIKYAKSESQLLDLTKVNETLERRLKDALREREGLVGRLKQFHAESQKVRQQADNKDSEVSARNKEMDKLKEEMNSHIIKVRWSQNKLKTETEAHKETKAELEKMRLKLKEAKEESAQIRRNCQEMIKTYQESEEVKSVSLDKQLKEKETQLMMQEHQRSEEKEVLENLKKELDALKQKYKGQLSENNSLKTKVACYEEERQKTEGMVKQYKDALGQQKSDNIGLQERMRQLQELQKQLDSTKQEKGQFQEQVRELRSTLSDQEASVTTSRAREQELLVFTEKLTAKNTQLTTENNTLQTKVNNLSSELKGLRQTLEELKAEKEKLSKDLAEERDLRAREAELLTHRLSEKARAVEQLTIQIEDQKDEIKTLKRKHQQGVKDLTRQLQQAKKKLEAIEASQNEGKELSSSSRASSCTSLDKVSANGMPVSGSPPVQNTASHAHSSEEDNVPTVSYKGPSAPEQEDPYPNIDKSVLVERILKLQKAHARKNEKLEFMEDHITQMVDEVKKKTKIIQMYVMREEAGTLSTEFMDDNKARMARKGGIMASLYSGSPHDSEMTFDLSLEINRKLQAVLEDTLLKNITLKENLETLGDEIARLTRELATLK, encoded by the exons ATGGAGGAAAGTGACCCAGAAGGGGCAAAGGTCACAGGTGGGGGGGATGAGGTGGATGACACCAAGGATCCAAAACTTTCTGTCCAAGAAGAAAAGGAGAAAGATGCTACTACTACAAATCTAGAAGACAAAGAGGAAGAGGCAGCCACCGAAAGCTCTGATGAAACAAGTGAAGGGAACGCCCAAGTTGCCATCACAGGTGAAACGACAGAAGATTCTAGGATTTCAGAAGAAGCTCCAAACGCCAACCCTTCTCCTTCTATCGAAGAAAATTCAGACGATACGACAACCGTGCAAAGACAGGACGGCGGTGGTTTCGAAGACCCGGAAGACAGGGAAGATACGATCCAATCGGAGAGTAGCGAAACCGAAAGCAAGGACGAACGCCAGAATGCAGAAGACATCACGCCAACGAACGAGCAGGCGGATACAGTCAGTGAAGATGTTACGCAACATCTTGCAATGGAGGAAACAAAATGTGTCAAGGATGAAGAAGAACCCGAAGCTTTCCAAACTACTTCCGATACTGTAGCAGCATCACAAGGTGTCAACGACACAGTTAAAGAAAATCCTACAGAATACAGTGAACTTACAGAGGCCGACCAAGACAATGCCGACGGGATCGCCGCGTCTGATGGATTCGGAAATGTCGTTGACGTAGAAGAAGCAATGGACAGCCCCCTAACATCAACTTCGCCCGCGGATTCAGACCAGGAACTGGATCTCGCAGAGTCTCTTTCCGATCATCGCGCAGAAACGGCGGATAGTGATTTAGTAGAGGTAGATATGTTGGCTACTGTTGGGAATAACGCGTCCGTTCCAAGTGGCGAACAACCAATGGAAGAGATATCGCTTGACGACGCACAGGAAGACGAAACGGAGACGACAGAGCCCGCGCAGCCGACGAGCCCTCTCGAAGGCTGCGAGAGAACTATCCTCAGAACTGAGGTGGAGCCGGAGCACACTGGTTCCAGCGTCAACAGTGTTTCGGAGGGGGAAGACGCGCTACTGTCGGAGCTGGACGCAGCCCTGCAACCAGCTGCCTCCCCCAGGGATCCGGAAAAACGAAACGAGAAAATGGCGGCAGCGGATCTGCCCAACGGTCTGAGGAACGACCTTTCGCTGTCGGGCGCTCCAGAGTACGCGGAACTGAAAGTCAAGTTCGAGACTCTGATGCAGTCACATACGGATCAGGCTGTACAATTACAAAG CCTGTCAGAAGATCTGCAAGCCAAGACAGGGAAGCTGACTGTCTTAAGTGAAGAGAAGGACGTCCTTAAGGCAGAGATGAAGACAGTGGTACAGGAGAGGGACACCCTTAAGGTGGACCTGCAGAGGTTGCAGTCTTGTGCAACCAACGAAGTCCATGCAACCAGGATAAGACAG CTGGAAGCTAGCGTCTTAGAACAACAGAAGGAAGTGTCGGTGCTGAAAGAAAAGCTGGGTTCTCACGACGCAGCGGCCAAGAGGGCCATCACCACACTACAGAGGGAGATGGGAGCTAAAGTAGCCAAG GCACAGCAACTATATGAAGACAGTGTTAGGGAGAAAGAGTCCATGGTTATCAAGTATGCCAAGAGTGAAAGTCAACTACTGGACCTTACCAAG GTGAACGAGACCCTTGAAAGAAGACTGAAGGACGCGCTGAGGGAGAGAGAAGGTCTGGTGGGCAGACTGAAACAGTTTCACGCTGAGAGTCAGAAAGTTAGGCAACAGGCAGACAACAAG GATTCGGAAGTGTCGGCCAGGAACAAGGAAATGGACAAACTGAAGGAAGAGATGAACTCTCACATCATCAAAGTCAGGTGGTCACAGAACAAGCTGAAAACAGAAACTGAAGCACACAAG GAAACCAAGGCTGAGCTCGAGAAGATGCGACTGAAACTGAAGGAAGCCAAGGAGGAGTCTGCACAGATCCGGAGGAACTGCCAAGAAATGATCAAGACATACCAG GAATCTGAAGAAGTGAAGTCTGTGTCTCTAGACAAACAGCTGAAGGAGAAGGAGACCCAACTGATGATGCAAGAGCACCAGAGGTCAGAGGAGAAAGAG GTACTTGAGAACCTGAAGAAGGAGCTGGATGCTCTAAAGCAGAAGTATAAAGGACAGCTGTCAGAGAATAACTCACTCAAAACCAAG GTTGCCTGCTATGAGGAGGAGAGACAGAAGACAGAGGGGATGGTGAAACAGTACAAGGATGCCCTGGGGCAGCAGAAATCTGACAACATCGGCCTGCAGGAGAGGATGAGGCAGCTGCAGGAGCTGCAGAAACAGCTGGACAG TACCAAACAAGAGAAGGGTCAGTTCCAGGAACAGGTGCGGGAGCTGCGGTCAACCCTGTCTGACCAGGAGGCCTCGGTCACCACCAGCAGGGCGCGAGAACAAGAGCTGCTCGTCTTCACGGAAAAACTCACAGCAAAGAACACACAGCTCACTACAGAGAACAACACACTACAAACTAAG GTCAACAACCTGTCATCAGAGCTGAAGGGTTTGAGACAGACTCTTGAAGAGTTAAAGGCTGAGAAAGAAAAATTG AGCAAAGACTTGGCCGAAGAGCGAGATTTACGGGCAAGGGAAGCGGAGCTCCTAACGCATCGACTGTCAGAGAAAGCAAGAGCTG TTGAACAGCTGACCATCCAAATAGAGGACCAGAAAGACGAGATCAAGACTCTGAAGAGAAAACATCAGCAGGGGGTCAAG GATCTGACAAGACAACTGCAACAGGCAAAGAA AAAACTGGAGGCCATAGAAGCCAGCCAGAATGAAGGAAAAGAGCTGAGCTCTAGCTCAAGGGCCAGCTCCTGCACCTCATTGGACAAGGTGTCGGCCAATGGCATGCCTGTATCCGGTAGTCCACCTGTTCAAAACACAGCTTCACATGCACACAGTAGTGAGGAGGACAATGTGCCAACTGTCAGCTACAAAGGGCCTTCT GCACCAGAACAAGAGGACCCCTACCCCAACATCGACAAGTCTGTCCTGGTAGAGCGAATCCTGAAGTTACAGAAGGCTCACGCTCGCAAGAACGAGAAACTTGAGTTCATGGAGGACCACATCACCCAGATGGTCGACGAAGTCAAGAAAAAGACCAA AATCATCCAGATGTATGTGATGCGGGAGGAGGCTGGCACTCTTTCCACTGAGTTCATGGATGACAATAAG GCCCGCATGGCGAGGAAAGGCGGCATCATGGCGTCGCTGTACTCTGGCTCGCCGCACGACAGCgagatgacctttgacctgtcgCTGGAGATAAACCGCAAGCTGCAAGCCGTGCTGGAAGACACCCTGCTGAAAAATATCACCCTCAAG GAAAACTTGGAGACACTTGGAGATGAAATTGCCAGACTAACAAGAGAGCTGGCAACTCTTAAATAG
- the LOC118413451 gene encoding coiled-coil domain-containing protein 186-like isoform X1, whose translation MEESDPEGAKVTGGGDEVDDTKDPKLSVQEEKEKDATTTNLEDKEEEAATESSDETSEGNAQVAITGETTEDSRISEEAPNANPSPSIEENSDDTTTVQRQDGGGFEDPEDREDTIQSESSETESKDERQNAEDITPTNEQADTVSEDVTQHLAMEETKCVKDEEEPEAFQTTSDTVAASQGVNDTVKENPTEYSELTEADQDNADGIAASDGFGNVVDVEEAMDSPLTSTSPADSDQELDLAESLSDHRAETADSDLVEVDMLATVGNNASVPSGEQPMEEISLDDAQEDETETTEPAQPTSPLEGCERTILRTEVEPEHTGSSVNSVSEGEDALLSELDAALQPAASPRDPEKRNEKMAAADLPNGLRNDLSLSGAPEYAELKVKFETLMQSHTDQAVQLQSLSEDLQAKTGKLTVLSEEKDVLKAEMKTVVQERDTLKVDLQRLQSCATNEVHATRIRQLEASVLEQQKEVSVLKEKLGSHDAAAKRAITTLQREMGAKVAKAQQLYEDSVREKESMVIKYAKSESQLLDLTKVNETLERRLKDALREREGLVGRLKQFHAESQKVRQQADNKDSEVSARNKEMDKLKEEMNSHIIKVRWSQNKLKTETEAHKETKAELEKMRLKLKEAKEESAQIRRNCQEMIKTYQESEEVKSVSLDKQLKEKETQLMMQEHQRSEEKEVLENLKKELDALKQKYKGQLSENNSLKTKVACYEEERQKTEGMVKQYKDALGQQKSDNIGLQERMRQLQELQKQLDSTKQEKGQFQEQVRELRSTLSDQEASVTTSRAREQELLVFTEKLTAKNTQLTTENNTLQTKVNNLSSELKGLRQTLEELKAEKEKLSKDLAEERDLRAREAELLTHRLSEKARAVEQLTIQIEDQKDEIKTLKRKHQQGVKDLTRQLQQAKKKLEAIEASQNEGKELSSSSRASSCTSLDKVSANGMPVSGSPPVQNTASHAHSSEEDNVPTVSYKGPSAPEQEDPYPNIDKSVLVERILKLQKAHARKNEKLEFMEDHITQMVDEVKKKTKIIQMYVMREEAGTLSTEFMDDNKTKFLARMARKGGIMASLYSGSPHDSEMTFDLSLEINRKLQAVLEDTLLKNITLKENLETLGDEIARLTRELATLK comes from the exons ATGGAGGAAAGTGACCCAGAAGGGGCAAAGGTCACAGGTGGGGGGGATGAGGTGGATGACACCAAGGATCCAAAACTTTCTGTCCAAGAAGAAAAGGAGAAAGATGCTACTACTACAAATCTAGAAGACAAAGAGGAAGAGGCAGCCACCGAAAGCTCTGATGAAACAAGTGAAGGGAACGCCCAAGTTGCCATCACAGGTGAAACGACAGAAGATTCTAGGATTTCAGAAGAAGCTCCAAACGCCAACCCTTCTCCTTCTATCGAAGAAAATTCAGACGATACGACAACCGTGCAAAGACAGGACGGCGGTGGTTTCGAAGACCCGGAAGACAGGGAAGATACGATCCAATCGGAGAGTAGCGAAACCGAAAGCAAGGACGAACGCCAGAATGCAGAAGACATCACGCCAACGAACGAGCAGGCGGATACAGTCAGTGAAGATGTTACGCAACATCTTGCAATGGAGGAAACAAAATGTGTCAAGGATGAAGAAGAACCCGAAGCTTTCCAAACTACTTCCGATACTGTAGCAGCATCACAAGGTGTCAACGACACAGTTAAAGAAAATCCTACAGAATACAGTGAACTTACAGAGGCCGACCAAGACAATGCCGACGGGATCGCCGCGTCTGATGGATTCGGAAATGTCGTTGACGTAGAAGAAGCAATGGACAGCCCCCTAACATCAACTTCGCCCGCGGATTCAGACCAGGAACTGGATCTCGCAGAGTCTCTTTCCGATCATCGCGCAGAAACGGCGGATAGTGATTTAGTAGAGGTAGATATGTTGGCTACTGTTGGGAATAACGCGTCCGTTCCAAGTGGCGAACAACCAATGGAAGAGATATCGCTTGACGACGCACAGGAAGACGAAACGGAGACGACAGAGCCCGCGCAGCCGACGAGCCCTCTCGAAGGCTGCGAGAGAACTATCCTCAGAACTGAGGTGGAGCCGGAGCACACTGGTTCCAGCGTCAACAGTGTTTCGGAGGGGGAAGACGCGCTACTGTCGGAGCTGGACGCAGCCCTGCAACCAGCTGCCTCCCCCAGGGATCCGGAAAAACGAAACGAGAAAATGGCGGCAGCGGATCTGCCCAACGGTCTGAGGAACGACCTTTCGCTGTCGGGCGCTCCAGAGTACGCGGAACTGAAAGTCAAGTTCGAGACTCTGATGCAGTCACATACGGATCAGGCTGTACAATTACAAAG CCTGTCAGAAGATCTGCAAGCCAAGACAGGGAAGCTGACTGTCTTAAGTGAAGAGAAGGACGTCCTTAAGGCAGAGATGAAGACAGTGGTACAGGAGAGGGACACCCTTAAGGTGGACCTGCAGAGGTTGCAGTCTTGTGCAACCAACGAAGTCCATGCAACCAGGATAAGACAG CTGGAAGCTAGCGTCTTAGAACAACAGAAGGAAGTGTCGGTGCTGAAAGAAAAGCTGGGTTCTCACGACGCAGCGGCCAAGAGGGCCATCACCACACTACAGAGGGAGATGGGAGCTAAAGTAGCCAAG GCACAGCAACTATATGAAGACAGTGTTAGGGAGAAAGAGTCCATGGTTATCAAGTATGCCAAGAGTGAAAGTCAACTACTGGACCTTACCAAG GTGAACGAGACCCTTGAAAGAAGACTGAAGGACGCGCTGAGGGAGAGAGAAGGTCTGGTGGGCAGACTGAAACAGTTTCACGCTGAGAGTCAGAAAGTTAGGCAACAGGCAGACAACAAG GATTCGGAAGTGTCGGCCAGGAACAAGGAAATGGACAAACTGAAGGAAGAGATGAACTCTCACATCATCAAAGTCAGGTGGTCACAGAACAAGCTGAAAACAGAAACTGAAGCACACAAG GAAACCAAGGCTGAGCTCGAGAAGATGCGACTGAAACTGAAGGAAGCCAAGGAGGAGTCTGCACAGATCCGGAGGAACTGCCAAGAAATGATCAAGACATACCAG GAATCTGAAGAAGTGAAGTCTGTGTCTCTAGACAAACAGCTGAAGGAGAAGGAGACCCAACTGATGATGCAAGAGCACCAGAGGTCAGAGGAGAAAGAG GTACTTGAGAACCTGAAGAAGGAGCTGGATGCTCTAAAGCAGAAGTATAAAGGACAGCTGTCAGAGAATAACTCACTCAAAACCAAG GTTGCCTGCTATGAGGAGGAGAGACAGAAGACAGAGGGGATGGTGAAACAGTACAAGGATGCCCTGGGGCAGCAGAAATCTGACAACATCGGCCTGCAGGAGAGGATGAGGCAGCTGCAGGAGCTGCAGAAACAGCTGGACAG TACCAAACAAGAGAAGGGTCAGTTCCAGGAACAGGTGCGGGAGCTGCGGTCAACCCTGTCTGACCAGGAGGCCTCGGTCACCACCAGCAGGGCGCGAGAACAAGAGCTGCTCGTCTTCACGGAAAAACTCACAGCAAAGAACACACAGCTCACTACAGAGAACAACACACTACAAACTAAG GTCAACAACCTGTCATCAGAGCTGAAGGGTTTGAGACAGACTCTTGAAGAGTTAAAGGCTGAGAAAGAAAAATTG AGCAAAGACTTGGCCGAAGAGCGAGATTTACGGGCAAGGGAAGCGGAGCTCCTAACGCATCGACTGTCAGAGAAAGCAAGAGCTG TTGAACAGCTGACCATCCAAATAGAGGACCAGAAAGACGAGATCAAGACTCTGAAGAGAAAACATCAGCAGGGGGTCAAG GATCTGACAAGACAACTGCAACAGGCAAAGAA AAAACTGGAGGCCATAGAAGCCAGCCAGAATGAAGGAAAAGAGCTGAGCTCTAGCTCAAGGGCCAGCTCCTGCACCTCATTGGACAAGGTGTCGGCCAATGGCATGCCTGTATCCGGTAGTCCACCTGTTCAAAACACAGCTTCACATGCACACAGTAGTGAGGAGGACAATGTGCCAACTGTCAGCTACAAAGGGCCTTCT GCACCAGAACAAGAGGACCCCTACCCCAACATCGACAAGTCTGTCCTGGTAGAGCGAATCCTGAAGTTACAGAAGGCTCACGCTCGCAAGAACGAGAAACTTGAGTTCATGGAGGACCACATCACCCAGATGGTCGACGAAGTCAAGAAAAAGACCAA AATCATCCAGATGTATGTGATGCGGGAGGAGGCTGGCACTCTTTCCACTGAGTTCATGGATGACAATAAG ACCAAATTTTTG GCCCGCATGGCGAGGAAAGGCGGCATCATGGCGTCGCTGTACTCTGGCTCGCCGCACGACAGCgagatgacctttgacctgtcgCTGGAGATAAACCGCAAGCTGCAAGCCGTGCTGGAAGACACCCTGCTGAAAAATATCACCCTCAAG GAAAACTTGGAGACACTTGGAGATGAAATTGCCAGACTAACAAGAGAGCTGGCAACTCTTAAATAG